From Spartinivicinus ruber, the proteins below share one genomic window:
- a CDS encoding NHL repeat-containing protein: MKNAPIKLSGLSLIKTALAKPWRTTWLLHFFLQLLLGTGFSLAYAGFTIKEYALPSGSRPHDVAPAIDGGVWYTAQRKSALGYLNPDNGQVEHIPLGEGSTPHGVIVGPDGAP, encoded by the coding sequence ATGAAAAACGCCCCTATAAAATTGTCAGGCCTTTCCCTAATAAAAACAGCATTGGCAAAACCTTGGAGGACTACCTGGCTACTCCATTTTTTTCTACAACTGCTGCTGGGTACAGGTTTCTCTTTAGCTTATGCAGGTTTTACGATTAAAGAATACGCTCTACCTTCCGGTTCACGTCCTCATGATGTAGCGCCTGCGATTGATGGTGGCGTTTGGTATACAGCTCAGCGTAAAAGCGCACTGGGTTACCTTAACCCAGACAATGGTCAGGTAGAACATATTCCTCTAGGGGAAGGTTCCACACCCCATGGGGTTATAGTGGGACCAGATGGCGCACCCTAG
- a CDS encoding Vgb family protein, with amino-acid sequence MNAIVRVDPKTKAVKRFPLPDNTGYTNLNTASFDNNGMLWFTGQSGIYGKVDPTTEKVIVFPAPRGRGPYGIHTTPAGDVYYASLAGNHIAQINIKSGTAKPIDPPTPNQGARRVWSDSKNRIWVSEWLAGKVGVYDTATKQWREWKLPGSNPKAYAVYVDDQDIVWLSDFGANTIVRFDPKTEIFTSINIPSPNGQVR; translated from the coding sequence TTGAATGCCATCGTTCGGGTTGACCCAAAAACCAAAGCCGTCAAACGTTTTCCGCTGCCCGATAATACTGGCTACACCAATTTAAATACTGCCAGCTTTGATAATAATGGAATGTTATGGTTTACCGGACAGTCCGGTATTTATGGAAAGGTTGATCCAACTACTGAAAAAGTCATTGTTTTCCCTGCACCTAGAGGCAGAGGGCCATACGGTATTCATACCACCCCTGCAGGTGATGTTTACTATGCATCTTTGGCTGGCAATCACATCGCTCAAATCAATATAAAATCGGGCACGGCTAAACCAATAGACCCACCTACCCCCAATCAAGGCGCGCGGCGGGTATGGTCTGACTCAAAGAACCGGATTTGGGTCAGTGAATGGTTAGCCGGTAAAGTGGGGGTTTATGATACAGCGACTAAGCAGTGGCGTGAATGGAAATTACCTGGCAGTAATCCTAAAGCTTACGCCGTATATGTAGATGATCAAGACATCGTGTGGCTGAGTGATTTTGGAGCAAATACTATCGTACGCTTTGATCCAAAAACAGAAATCTTCACCAGTATTAATATTCCCAGCCCCAATGGACAAGTGCGATAA
- a CDS encoding AAA family ATPase — MKTYDAKHFVISMRLKPEANTLSEHYPFNLSAVKALENSIEFHPAVTFIVGENGSGKSTLLEALAVSQGFNPEGGTKNFNFSTHASHSDLHQYLRVVKAIKKPKTGFFLRAESFYNVATEIERLDNGPGGGPIIDSYGGISLHEQSHGESFFALMKNRFGKQGLYILDEPEAALSPSRQMAMISLLHQLVGQQCQFIIATHSPILLAYPNATIYEIRGDKLTQVDYEDTDTYAVTKQFLNKYESMLEILLEE, encoded by the coding sequence ATGAAAACCTATGATGCCAAACACTTCGTTATTTCCATGAGGCTCAAGCCAGAAGCAAACACGTTATCTGAGCACTATCCTTTTAACCTATCAGCGGTAAAAGCACTGGAAAATAGTATTGAATTTCACCCAGCAGTTACTTTTATTGTGGGGGAAAACGGTAGCGGGAAATCAACACTGCTGGAAGCACTGGCAGTTTCTCAAGGGTTCAATCCAGAAGGCGGCACTAAAAACTTTAACTTCTCGACACACGCATCTCATTCAGATCTCCACCAATATTTGCGTGTAGTTAAAGCAATTAAAAAACCCAAAACAGGCTTTTTTTTGCGGGCAGAAAGCTTTTACAATGTTGCCACTGAAATTGAGCGTCTGGATAATGGACCTGGGGGTGGTCCTATTATTGATTCCTACGGTGGTATTTCACTTCATGAACAATCCCATGGAGAATCATTTTTCGCATTAATGAAAAACCGCTTTGGCAAACAAGGTTTATACATACTCGACGAACCAGAAGCTGCTTTATCACCCAGCCGACAAATGGCCATGATCAGTTTATTACACCAGTTAGTTGGTCAACAATGCCAGTTTATCATTGCCACCCACTCCCCTATTTTATTGGCCTACCCTAATGCGACTATTTATGAAATAAGAGGTGATAAGCTGACTCAAGTTGATTATGAAGATACTGATACCTATGCAGTCACCAAGCAATTTCTAAATAAATATGAAAGTATGTTGGAAATATTGTTAGAGGAATAA
- the dauA gene encoding C4-dicarboxylic acid transporter DauA: MAHRAHLFSLRIAHALREFLQKNPFSWSWLTKDLMAGVTIGVIAIPLSMALAIASGVPPQYGLYTAIIAGLLIPLTGGSRYSVSGPTAAFVVILYPVVQQHGFAGLLIASVLAGIILVTMALLRLGRYIEYIPESVTLGFTGGIAVVIATLQIKDFLGLAITEMPAHFTDRLITIVGHLPAFSESSLIVGLATLAVMILWPKLKIVVPAHLPALVVSSLLAFFLTQQGLEVATIGSTFTFTLPDGQTGVGIPSVLPEIAWPWHQTLPGESSLEFNWAVAQDLLSAAFAIAMLGAIESLLCAVVLDGMSGKKHSANSELLGQGIGNIITPFFGGITATAAIARSAANLKAGAQSPIAAIIHALVVLLALLLLSKLLAYLPMASMAALLFIVAWNMSEAPKAIHLLKTAPPSDIVVFLVCFSLTVLFDMVIAITAGIVLASLLFMKEIAAMTKVTDITHNHKQVPDKLPPGWRVIKINGPLFFAAADRVFGELSLMLERQNGMVLYFDAVPILDAGGLAAMQKFFSKCQQINTHILIADIQFQPLKTLSRAKIKPIPNKIEYFSTLEEALHNIPLTNRSSD, encoded by the coding sequence ATGGCTCACCGTGCTCACCTATTTTCATTAAGAATTGCTCATGCTTTGCGAGAGTTTCTCCAGAAGAATCCCTTTAGCTGGTCTTGGTTGACTAAGGACTTAATGGCTGGAGTAACCATAGGGGTGATTGCGATACCACTATCAATGGCGTTAGCGATTGCCAGTGGCGTTCCTCCACAATATGGGCTTTACACGGCAATCATTGCAGGGCTGTTAATTCCCTTAACTGGCGGCTCCAGATATAGCGTATCTGGCCCCACGGCTGCTTTTGTGGTGATTCTTTATCCTGTTGTTCAACAACATGGTTTTGCTGGATTGCTGATAGCTAGTGTGTTAGCGGGGATTATCCTGGTGACTATGGCCTTATTACGCTTGGGCCGATATATCGAATATATTCCTGAGTCAGTAACGTTGGGCTTCACCGGGGGAATTGCAGTGGTAATTGCAACCTTACAGATCAAGGACTTTCTGGGGTTAGCTATTACTGAAATGCCAGCCCATTTTACAGATAGGCTCATTACCATTGTTGGCCATTTACCCGCCTTTTCTGAATCCAGCTTAATCGTGGGATTAGCCACATTAGCGGTCATGATACTGTGGCCAAAATTAAAAATCGTAGTGCCTGCCCACTTACCAGCCTTAGTTGTCAGTAGTTTGCTGGCATTTTTCCTAACCCAACAGGGGTTGGAAGTAGCTACTATTGGTTCCACTTTTACTTTTACATTACCAGATGGCCAGACAGGTGTGGGCATTCCCTCAGTATTACCTGAGATTGCCTGGCCTTGGCACCAAACGTTGCCAGGTGAAAGTAGCCTGGAATTTAACTGGGCTGTAGCTCAGGACTTATTATCCGCTGCCTTTGCTATCGCTATGTTAGGGGCGATTGAGTCTTTATTATGTGCTGTAGTGCTGGATGGGATGAGTGGCAAAAAGCACAGTGCCAATAGTGAGTTGTTGGGGCAAGGGATTGGTAACATCATTACGCCATTTTTTGGTGGTATTACTGCAACTGCCGCTATAGCACGATCAGCTGCTAATTTAAAAGCTGGGGCTCAATCACCCATTGCAGCCATTATTCATGCCCTTGTGGTGTTGTTGGCACTATTGTTGTTGTCGAAATTACTGGCGTATTTACCCATGGCTAGTATGGCGGCATTGTTATTTATTGTCGCTTGGAATATGAGCGAAGCGCCCAAAGCTATTCATTTGTTAAAAACAGCGCCACCTAGCGACATCGTAGTTTTTTTGGTTTGTTTTTCACTGACTGTTTTGTTCGATATGGTAATTGCTATTACTGCAGGTATCGTATTGGCGTCATTGTTGTTTATGAAAGAAATTGCCGCAATGACGAAGGTGACTGATATCACTCATAACCACAAACAGGTACCCGATAAACTGCCACCAGGGTGGCGAGTAATAAAAATTAATGGACCACTTTTTTTTGCGGCTGCTGATCGAGTATTTGGCGAACTATCATTAATGCTTGAGAGGCAAAATGGGATGGTGCTTTACTTTGATGCTGTGCCTATTCTGGATGCAGGTGGTCTGGCTGCCATGCAAAAATTTTTTAGTAAGTGCCAACAGATAAATACCCATATTTTGATTGCAGATATACAGTTTCAACCGCTGAAGACGCTTAGTCGTGCCAAGATAAAACCAATACCAAATAAAATAGAATATTTTTCTACTCTAGAAGAAGCTTTACACAATATCCCCTTAACCAATAGAAGTAGTGATTGA
- a CDS encoding CopG family transcriptional regulator, with product MEQRTARLTLLIDPKKKAAFEKLCALEDVTPSQKVRQFIREYLEEKLGTEWKDQIFSENEKPEK from the coding sequence ATGGAACAGCGAACAGCCCGACTAACTTTGTTGATAGACCCAAAGAAAAAAGCAGCCTTTGAAAAATTGTGTGCGCTTGAGGATGTCACACCCTCGCAAAAAGTACGGCAATTTATCCGCGAATACTTGGAAGAAAAGCTAGGTACTGAATGGAAAGATCAAATTTTTAGTGAGAATGAAAAGCCAGAAAAGTAA
- a CDS encoding imm11 family protein, whose product MKYDSEYYIARDVGPASRYILSTAANTGVEDFLLESDHCIANEVKGTGKIQVNRGDKVHFHPHDYHELPEPIVSERLKTLIQQFTPIKVDFYPTEIISGKQVWKGHYFLHIYNEIAGLHPTRSIFDFNETNDEIFIEKLSLNEELLDKIPLQQRLIFVLEEDVIQLYHESVVETISNADITGIKFGRVDKWQIGQHLDSDN is encoded by the coding sequence ATGAAATACGACAGTGAGTATTATATTGCCAGGGATGTTGGCCCTGCTTCCCGCTATATTTTAAGCACAGCAGCAAATACCGGTGTTGAAGATTTTTTACTAGAATCTGACCACTGTATTGCTAATGAAGTGAAAGGAACAGGTAAGATACAAGTTAATCGAGGTGATAAAGTCCATTTCCACCCCCATGATTACCATGAATTACCTGAGCCTATAGTGTCGGAACGTTTAAAAACCTTAATTCAACAATTTACCCCTATTAAAGTCGATTTTTATCCCACCGAAATTATTAGTGGCAAACAGGTGTGGAAAGGCCATTATTTTTTACACATTTATAATGAAATTGCCGGACTCCATCCTACTCGTTCAATATTTGATTTTAATGAAACAAACGATGAGATATTTATTGAAAAGCTATCATTGAATGAAGAACTGCTCGATAAAATTCCTCTACAACAGCGATTGATTTTTGTGTTAGAAGAAGATGTCATCCAGCTTTATCACGAAAGTGTCGTAGAAACGATTAGTAATGCAGACATTACCGGGATTAAATTTGGCCGGGTAGATAAATGGCAAATTGGTCAGCACTTGGATAGTGACAACTAA
- a CDS encoding carbohydrate binding domain-containing protein, which produces MKNKSKFTLNMLSKRILSISALCLTGSILSSYPAFASDFVQNSDKEQSSKAIQFEENHLIYTTDEMLSFDVYEYIIQQAPHLQKFAEVISHWAGYTSIHPKILIALIEHQTGIISSPPASKVLLRKPLGGLSKKIGFSNQVKDIAEQLARDHYQLIEQTTKQQTSTQAYSQQFLETDSALKKLLAKNNQASNQQPNAYTESQFSDTENKLDSFYQTYYRLFPEAQNKQSNLSESYYSSYYDATPPDNMLQLPYPTGEYWWIGGSHVTTGQGEYPQSSLDLNNSGGWGSDTSNKWVIAAAAGQVKVHSSCNIEVIHENGWSTTYYHLSNPQVKTGQTVKQSQRLSNYANNKSQALCQGGMSTGPHQHFSLKRDGRYIHLNNVKLSGYAVHTGRYSYDRDCSYFWFTRNGDKHCSGRIYNHGVENPKPDPKPDPKPDPKPDPKPDPKPDPKPDPKPDPKPDPKPDPKPDPKPDPKPDPKPDPKPDPKPDPKPDPKPDPKPDPKPDPKPDPNDPLCKKPDLLKDNLIREPDFNALTPWKRFYTKDIKHTIEKMQRDCGQDNWLKVTERKQYYDGVLQKLVKPLEENKEYQFSAKVKLPKGAKKDLAMATLLLKNDLGAYYYQYLAINQVDENVKELKKQFKVNALGKVTAAYIVLFGPKADKTLLIDEVKVVPVDNTPGPDPKPDDKVIFDHGFENDLQGWKASFKMGKLEHTNQMSHQGQWSVKSTERNHWYAGLSLPVKDKIKVDETYKLSLAASLGEAAKSSQMLDVQLFYVDDDGYHWQRIHSMKLPKGNKWYDLAAEFKLKPKGNIKSADIYIIGPEPKVDFYIDSIKLEKK; this is translated from the coding sequence ATGAAAAACAAATCAAAATTCACACTCAATATGCTATCAAAGCGTATTCTCTCAATAAGTGCACTGTGTTTAACAGGCAGTATATTGTCGAGTTATCCTGCCTTTGCCAGTGATTTTGTCCAAAACAGTGATAAAGAACAATCCTCAAAAGCGATCCAGTTTGAAGAAAACCATCTTATTTATACCACAGACGAAATGTTATCGTTTGATGTCTATGAATATATCATCCAACAGGCACCGCACCTGCAGAAATTTGCCGAAGTCATTTCTCACTGGGCAGGTTATACGAGTATTCACCCCAAAATATTAATTGCATTAATCGAGCACCAAACCGGTATTATTAGTAGTCCACCAGCATCGAAAGTACTTTTACGGAAGCCTTTGGGTGGTTTATCGAAAAAAATTGGCTTTTCTAATCAGGTAAAAGATATTGCTGAACAACTTGCCCGTGATCACTACCAATTGATTGAGCAAACCACTAAACAGCAAACCTCAACTCAAGCTTACTCTCAACAATTTCTTGAAACAGATTCGGCACTTAAAAAACTATTAGCAAAAAATAACCAAGCGAGTAATCAACAACCCAATGCTTACACAGAAAGTCAGTTCTCAGATACAGAAAATAAGCTGGATAGTTTTTATCAAACCTATTATCGATTGTTTCCCGAAGCACAGAATAAACAATCCAACTTAAGTGAAAGCTATTATTCCAGCTACTACGATGCAACCCCTCCAGATAATATGCTGCAACTACCCTACCCTACTGGCGAATACTGGTGGATAGGTGGCAGCCATGTCACCACTGGCCAGGGTGAATACCCTCAGTCTTCCTTAGATTTGAATAATAGTGGTGGCTGGGGTTCAGATACTTCCAATAAATGGGTAATTGCAGCTGCAGCAGGCCAAGTTAAAGTACATTCGTCGTGTAATATAGAAGTCATTCATGAGAATGGCTGGTCAACTACCTATTACCACTTAAGCAACCCTCAAGTAAAAACCGGCCAAACGGTTAAACAAAGCCAACGGCTTTCTAATTATGCCAACAATAAAAGCCAAGCCCTTTGCCAAGGTGGCATGTCTACCGGCCCTCACCAACATTTCAGTTTGAAAAGAGATGGCCGTTATATCCACTTGAATAATGTTAAGCTGTCGGGTTATGCCGTGCATACAGGTCGCTATAGTTATGACAGAGATTGCAGCTATTTCTGGTTCACACGAAACGGTGATAAGCACTGCTCTGGACGTATTTATAATCATGGGGTTGAGAATCCAAAACCCGATCCCAAGCCGGATCCAAAACCCGATCCCAAGCCGGACCCAAAACCCGATCCTAAGCCGGATCCAAAACCCGATCCCAAGCCGGATCCAAAACCCGATCCCAAGCCGGACCCAAAACCCGATCCTAAGCCGGATCCAAAACCCGATCCCAAGCCGGATCCAAAACCCGATCCTAAGCCGGATCCAAAACCCGATCCTAAGCCGGATCCAAAACCCGATCCTAAGCCGGATCCAAAACCCGATCCTAATGACCCACTATGTAAAAAACCTGACTTATTGAAAGACAACTTGATCAGAGAGCCTGATTTCAACGCATTAACCCCTTGGAAACGCTTTTATACCAAGGACATAAAACATACTATTGAAAAAATGCAGCGGGACTGTGGTCAAGATAATTGGCTAAAAGTCACCGAACGTAAGCAGTATTATGATGGTGTACTACAAAAACTGGTTAAACCCTTAGAAGAAAATAAAGAGTATCAATTTTCAGCCAAAGTGAAGCTACCCAAAGGGGCTAAAAAAGATTTAGCCATGGCCACCCTGTTACTTAAAAATGATTTAGGTGCCTATTACTACCAGTATTTGGCTATCAACCAAGTGGATGAAAATGTTAAAGAGCTGAAAAAGCAATTTAAAGTAAATGCACTGGGTAAAGTAACAGCCGCTTATATTGTTTTATTTGGCCCGAAAGCGGATAAAACCCTATTAATTGACGAAGTGAAAGTGGTACCTGTTGATAATACTCCAGGCCCAGATCCCAAGCCTGATGACAAAGTAATTTTTGATCACGGTTTTGAAAATGACTTACAGGGTTGGAAAGCTTCATTTAAAATGGGCAAACTGGAACACACCAACCAAATGAGCCATCAAGGCCAATGGAGCGTTAAATCCACCGAACGTAATCACTGGTATGCAGGGCTTTCGTTACCCGTTAAAGATAAAATAAAAGTCGATGAAACGTATAAACTGTCGTTAGCCGCTAGTTTAGGTGAAGCAGCAAAATCAAGCCAAATGCTCGATGTACAACTGTTTTATGTGGATGATGACGGCTACCACTGGCAACGAATTCATTCAATGAAACTGCCTAAAGGCAACAAATGGTACGACTTAGCTGCCGAGTTTAAACTCAAGCCCAAAGGTAACATTAAATCAGCTGATATTTACATTATTGGCCCAGAGCCTAAGGTGGATTTTTATATTGATAGCATTAAGCTAGAGAAAAAATAA
- a CDS encoding TIGR02594 family protein, whose amino-acid sequence MMNTIYRVQSGDTLTKIARVHCLSLKELLAINPQIANPDFIDIGQPINIPINEQDAEKDLSIEISDSSLPKWYLVARKEMEVGVEEIRGAEHNPRIIEYHQSTTLKASDDETAWCSSFVNWCIEISGITGTKSAAARSWLQWGKALPEPTEGCVVVFKRGSKPWQGHVGFYVGINGSHILVLGGNQCNEVNISSYPKGRLLGFRWPNV is encoded by the coding sequence ATGATGAATACTATCTATCGAGTTCAATCGGGTGATACCCTAACTAAAATCGCCAGAGTCCATTGCCTTTCGCTAAAAGAATTGCTAGCCATTAACCCGCAGATAGCGAACCCTGATTTCATTGATATTGGTCAGCCTATTAATATACCCATCAATGAACAGGATGCTGAAAAAGATTTAAGCATTGAAATTTCTGATAGCTCATTACCCAAATGGTACCTGGTTGCTCGTAAAGAAATGGAAGTAGGGGTAGAGGAAATTAGAGGGGCTGAGCATAACCCAAGAATTATTGAATATCACCAAAGCACTACATTAAAAGCTAGTGATGATGAAACCGCTTGGTGTTCTAGTTTTGTTAATTGGTGTATTGAGATCAGTGGTATAACCGGGACGAAATCTGCCGCGGCACGCTCCTGGTTACAATGGGGTAAGGCATTACCGGAACCTACAGAAGGGTGTGTTGTGGTATTTAAACGTGGTTCAAAACCCTGGCAAGGACATGTGGGTTTTTATGTGGGTATCAATGGCAGTCATATCCTGGTGTTAGGTGGTAACCAGTGTAATGAAGTGAATATTTCTTCTTACCCTAAAGGGCGGTTACTAGGTTTTAGATGGCCAAATGTGTAA
- a CDS encoding cytochrome-c peroxidase has product MTFIKHKLLFASIFSLLACPVLAINSLYHFSENDIQFLAQFSLSNLPPLPDAKDNQYADSIVAAKLGKQIFFDKRFSANQKIACASCHNPNQYFTDGIAKSKGIAETRRNAPSVIGAAYSPWQFWDGRKDSLWSQALAPLESAVEHGLSRLEVAQLLLRFYQKPYQRITDNKVNANNLLKLKGPASPVGSETERANWQQLTNNQQTQVNMLFADVGKLLMAYQRHLQPLPSRFDQFIEQLQQDPTQITQLKKQLKEEEVAGLRLFMGKANCASCHNGPLFTNFEFHNIGAPEPDIAQVDMGRYRGVGALLQDEFTCLSEWSDANKNYCQEMLYLKKQGQELVGAFKTPSLRNVAATAPYMQSGQFNTLEEVLAHYNKPVPPYYDRNQHPFRPHFDILPLGLMPEEIQQIKQFLTALTGDRTKADQWWQAP; this is encoded by the coding sequence ATGACCTTTATAAAGCATAAATTATTATTTGCCAGTATTTTTTCTCTATTAGCTTGTCCAGTATTGGCAATTAATTCTCTCTATCACTTTTCTGAAAATGATATTCAGTTTTTAGCTCAGTTCAGTTTATCAAACTTGCCGCCATTGCCTGATGCGAAAGATAACCAATATGCAGACTCCATTGTTGCTGCTAAATTAGGCAAGCAGATTTTTTTCGATAAACGCTTCAGTGCCAATCAAAAGATAGCTTGTGCTAGTTGCCATAACCCAAATCAATATTTTACTGATGGAATCGCAAAATCTAAAGGTATTGCTGAAACACGGCGGAATGCGCCATCCGTTATTGGTGCGGCTTATAGCCCCTGGCAATTTTGGGATGGACGTAAGGATAGCCTCTGGTCACAGGCATTAGCCCCGTTAGAGTCAGCTGTTGAGCATGGTCTCAGCCGACTTGAGGTAGCACAGTTACTGCTGCGTTTTTATCAAAAACCTTATCAACGAATTACGGACAACAAAGTTAATGCTAATAATCTATTGAAGTTGAAAGGCCCTGCAAGCCCAGTTGGTAGTGAAACAGAAAGAGCCAATTGGCAACAACTGACGAATAATCAACAAACGCAGGTTAATATGCTATTTGCTGATGTGGGCAAATTGTTAATGGCTTATCAACGGCATTTGCAGCCTTTACCTAGTCGCTTTGATCAGTTTATTGAACAGTTGCAACAAGACCCGACCCAAATTACGCAACTGAAAAAGCAGTTAAAGGAGGAAGAAGTAGCAGGGCTCCGGTTGTTTATGGGGAAAGCCAACTGTGCAAGTTGCCATAATGGGCCGTTATTTACTAATTTTGAGTTCCATAATATTGGGGCACCTGAACCGGATATCGCACAAGTGGATATGGGCCGTTATCGAGGAGTAGGGGCGTTATTGCAAGATGAGTTTACCTGTTTATCCGAGTGGAGTGATGCGAATAAAAATTATTGTCAGGAAATGTTGTATTTAAAAAAACAAGGCCAGGAATTAGTGGGAGCCTTTAAAACCCCTTCGTTGCGCAATGTGGCTGCAACGGCGCCCTATATGCAAAGTGGCCAGTTTAATACATTGGAAGAAGTATTGGCCCATTACAACAAACCTGTACCACCTTATTATGACCGGAACCAACACCCATTTAGGCCCCACTTTGATATTTTGCCATTAGGTTTGATGCCAGAGGAAATACAACAAATCAAGCAGTTTTTGACGGCACTGACGGGTGATCGGACCAAAGCGGATCAATGGTGGCAAGCTCCTTAA
- a CDS encoding FixH family protein, protein MANEPATPETLKVANDLIIDARKLELASMQIISRANQIRQQVNNLRATARSLTDKIAKQQLNTAADTLAEQIALWQEQGADSRQKSSRYFNYGRQLLTTTFKQRWQANIKLNGEIALMPSTQQLMAHNTQIRSVHPNMPKNMQEEGSSVTGMTLSVPSLSAQSIPSPLDTDSFQISRDINFFSHVEPIPDTAQDQQPMVPLNQIHQWRLILADLSGQPVSGKAINVRGHMPGHVHGLPTQPKVTKELEPGVYLVEGMKFQMIGWWVIEFDVPHQEGMDTVKFNVVL, encoded by the coding sequence ATGGCAAATGAGCCAGCAACACCCGAAACTCTAAAGGTAGCAAATGATTTGATTATAGATGCCAGAAAGTTGGAATTGGCATCTATGCAGATTATTAGTAGAGCCAATCAAATACGTCAACAAGTAAATAACTTAAGAGCAACAGCACGATCCTTAACCGATAAAATAGCTAAACAACAATTGAATACAGCTGCAGATACACTGGCGGAACAAATTGCCCTATGGCAGGAACAAGGTGCTGACAGCCGACAGAAAAGCAGTCGTTATTTTAACTATGGCCGACAATTATTAACAACAACATTTAAACAACGGTGGCAAGCCAATATTAAGCTGAATGGTGAAATAGCTTTAATGCCATCAACACAACAGTTGATGGCTCATAATACCCAAATTCGCAGTGTTCATCCCAATATGCCAAAAAACATGCAGGAAGAGGGCTCCTCTGTTACGGGGATGACATTGTCAGTACCGTCATTGAGTGCGCAGTCGATACCCTCGCCATTGGATACGGATAGTTTTCAAATTTCGAGAGATATTAATTTTTTTTCTCATGTAGAACCAATACCTGATACAGCCCAGGATCAACAACCGATGGTGCCATTAAATCAGATTCATCAGTGGCGACTCATCTTAGCAGATTTATCGGGGCAGCCGGTTTCGGGAAAAGCCATTAATGTGCGTGGCCACATGCCAGGCCATGTTCATGGCTTACCGACCCAACCCAAAGTGACTAAGGAACTAGAGCCTGGTGTTTACTTAGTGGAAGGGATGAAGTTTCAGATGATCGGTTGGTGGGTAATAGAATTTGATGTCCCGCATCAAGAGGGGATGGATACAGTCAAATTTAATGTGGTTTTATAA